A stretch of DNA from Halobaculum sp. XH14:
TCCAGCCCCTCAAAGCGCAGGTAGCCGAACGCGAGCGGAACCGCGGTCCAGAGCCCGAGGACCACGAAGCCCATCCAGTCCTGGAGGTAGAACGCGCCCCCGGACGGGTAAACGGAGAGCTCGGCGTACTCCGGGATGACGGCCCTGGCGGCGTGCATGAACGCCGTCGAGGGGTTGAGCAGCCCGAGCAAGAGGAACCAGTCCGGCAACCCGGCCTCCGGGATCTCCTGCCCGTAGACCGCGAGCTGGAGGAGATACAGGAGGACGTCCCAGCCCAGCAGGAACAGCGAGTACAGCGCGCCGGCGCCGACGAACGCCCGCATCCGGGAGGCCATTCCCGCCGAGAAGCCGGTCGCGAGCGCGACGTATACCGCGCCGTAGAGCACCGTAATCAGCGTGAGGCGGGCGAACACCGAGACGTCGAACGTGTCGTAGGTGAGGAGCGCGACCGCCCCCGCCACGGCGTACCCGACCAGTATCGACACGGCGATCACGCCGGTTCGGCCGACGAACTTGCCGAACACGACGTCGGCCCTGGAGTTGGGAAGCCCGAGCAGGAGTCGAAGGCTGCCGCTCTCCCGCTCGCCGGCGACGGCGTCGTACGCCAGGACGAGCCCGATCAGCGGGACCAGGAACACCGTCGGCTGTCGCATGCTGTTCAGCAGCGCCAGCGTGTCCGTCCCGAGCGCGGCGTCCCGGTACACGGGCGGGACGAACTGGATCGCGGCGAGCCCGGTCGCGAACAGCGCGAACAGGAGGGTGAGCCCCACCAGGGAGAACGAGCGGATCGAGTCGTGGAAGTCCTTCCTGCCGACGGCGGACAGACCCATGATCGACGGTTCCTCGAACCGCTGTTGAACCTTGTGGAGTCGATCCGCGCCCACCCGGTGGCGAGCGGCACGGCCCGATCCGCTCGGCTCAGTCCTGGCCGTACGAGCCCGCCGGGAACGCCCGCGTCGCGGTCGCCTTGAACGAGGCGACGACCGGCGAGTCCGGGGCGAGCGCGAGGGTGTCGACGCTCGTCCGGGTCACGAGGACGGTCAGGTCGGCGTCGGCGCCGACGTCGACGACGACCAGCGCGAGCGCGTCGCCCTCGGTGACCTCGCGGACCTCGCCGTTGAACCGGTTCCGGGCGCTCGTCTCCGTCCCCGGGACGCTTCCGGGCGCGTGGAGCGTGATGGCGTCGGCCCGGACCGCCAGCCGAACGTCCCGGGCGGAGGCGGGGACGATCGCCCGGACGGGCCCCGCGTCCGTCTCGACCGTCCCGAGTTCCCCGTCCGTCTCGACGACCGTGCCGTCGAGCACCGTCTCCTCGAGTTCGGTCAGGTCGGTGAACTCGGCGGCCACCCGGTCGAACTCCGCGAGGAGCCGGTCGGCCGCGTCGGTCAGTGAACTCCCGCCGCCGCCGGACCCACCGCGCTGGCGGTCGACCAGCCGTCCGAACGCGTCCTCCAGTTCGACGACGCGGCGCTGCGAGCGGGAGTAGGACCGTCCCAGCGCGGTCGCCGCGCCGTTGAGCGACCCGTGCTCGTGGACCGCCCGGAGCAGCTCCGCGTCGCGCTCGCCGAACTGCACCCCCGCCCCGTCCAGTTGCGTGTCCACGTCGACCTCGAGGTCCATGCGGTCCCGTCTCCCCCGACGGGCAAAACGGTTATGCCGAGTCCGAAACAACGACGGTTGTGTCCGTGCGGAAACAACGACCGGAAGGGGGCGGCCGTTCGCGCCGGCGGTTCCTGCGAGCGACCGGCGTGGCGGGCGCGGCCGGGCTTGCGGGCTGTCTGCGCGGCTGGTCGCCCGCGGGGGCGACCGGAGACGACGCCGGCGAGGAGTCGCCGACCGTCGCCGTCCTCTCGGCTGGCAGCCTCCAGCACGCGCTCGAACGCGGGCTCGAACCCGCGGTCGACGTCCCGGTCCGGATCGAGTCGCACGGCTCGGCGACCGTCGCCCGGCTGATCGACGAGGGGCAGCGCGACCCCGACATCGTCACCGTCGCCGACACGGCGCTGTTCGAGCGGCCGCTGTCGCCGCCGTGGTACTCGGTGTTCACGAGCAACGCCGTCGTCCTCGCGTACAACCCCGACACGGCGGGCGGACGCCGGGTCGCCGGCGCGAGCCCCGAGCGGTGGTACGAGCCGCTGGTCGAGCGCGAGGTGCGGCTCGGCCGGACCGACCCCGACCAGGACCCGCTGGGCTATCGCACGCTGTTCGCGCTCGAACTCGCCTCGCGGTACTACGACGACGCGCCGGACCTGCGGGAGCGAATCCCGCGCCGGGAGCAGATCTACCCCGAGACGGGGCTGCTCAGCCGGTTCGAGACCGGCTCGATCGACGCCGCGTTCGCCTACCGGAACATGGCCGTCGAGCGCGACTACGAGTACGTCGCCCTCCCGGACGAGATCGACCTGGGCGACCCGGGGTACGACGACGGCTGGTACTCGACGGTCTCCTACGAACTGCCGAGCGGACAGGTCGTCCGCGGCGGGCCCATCGAGTACGCGTCGACGATCCGCCGGATGAGCGACGCCGCGCGCTCGGTGTTCGCCGTCCACACGACGGGCTCGTACCTCGCGGAGTCCGGGTTCGTGGGCAGCGACCGGTTCCCGCGCTACGAGGGCGCGGTCCCCGACGAGGTGCGGCGGGCGACGGACGGATCGAACGGCAGCCGATCGAACCGCCCGCCGACCGAACGCGCGCCCGGCGACGCCGTCTCGGAAATCACGGTCCTGATCTGACCAACCATGGCAACACGAACGACGCACCGGGGGTGGCTCCGCTCGCTCGACTGGCTGTCGATGGCGCTCGCGCTGGGCGGGCTGTTGCTCGTCTACTACCTCGCGCCGATGGCGTCGCTGTTCCTGTCGGCGTCGCCGGCCGAGGTGCTCGGCGGGCTGTCCGACCCGACCGTCCGATCGGCGGCGACGACGTCGCTGCTGTCGGCCTCCATCACCACGGCGCTCGCCACGGTCCTTGGCCT
This window harbors:
- a CDS encoding TOBE domain-containing protein, whose product is MDLEVDVDTQLDGAGVQFGERDAELLRAVHEHGSLNGAATALGRSYSRSQRRVVELEDAFGRLVDRQRGGSGGGGSSLTDAADRLLAEFDRVAAEFTDLTELEETVLDGTVVETDGELGTVETDAGPVRAIVPASARDVRLAVRADAITLHAPGSVPGTETSARNRFNGEVREVTEGDALALVVVDVGADADLTVLVTRTSVDTLALAPDSPVVASFKATATRAFPAGSYGQD
- a CDS encoding extracellular solute-binding protein; the encoded protein is MRKQRPEGGGRSRRRFLRATGVAGAAGLAGCLRGWSPAGATGDDAGEESPTVAVLSAGSLQHALERGLEPAVDVPVRIESHGSATVARLIDEGQRDPDIVTVADTALFERPLSPPWYSVFTSNAVVLAYNPDTAGGRRVAGASPERWYEPLVEREVRLGRTDPDQDPLGYRTLFALELASRYYDDAPDLRERIPRREQIYPETGLLSRFETGSIDAAFAYRNMAVERDYEYVALPDEIDLGDPGYDDGWYSTVSYELPSGQVVRGGPIEYASTIRRMSDAARSVFAVHTTGSYLAESGFVGSDRFPRYEGAVPDEVRRATDGSNGSRSNRPPTERAPGDAVSEITVLI
- a CDS encoding ABC transporter permease subunit — its product is MGLSAVGRKDFHDSIRSFSLVGLTLLFALFATGLAAIQFVPPVYRDAALGTDTLALLNSMRQPTVFLVPLIGLVLAYDAVAGERESGSLRLLLGLPNSRADVVFGKFVGRTGVIAVSILVGYAVAGAVALLTYDTFDVSVFARLTLITVLYGAVYVALATGFSAGMASRMRAFVGAGALYSLFLLGWDVLLYLLQLAVYGQEIPEAGLPDWFLLLGLLNPSTAFMHAARAVIPEYAELSVYPSGGAFYLQDWMGFVVLGLWTAVPLAFGYLRFEGLDVH